In Deltaproteobacteria bacterium, the sequence TTTGCGACAAGCCCCCTTCCTTTTACCCCTTCAGCCGCCACAAAGCGAAGGGGCCAGCCTTCTTCGGGAAGCACTTTTCCTTCAATCCCCCTTGCCGTTCCAACAAAAAGGATGTCATTTTCAGAGGACCTTCGCTTCATCTCTTCCGCTACAGCTATGGCAGGGAAAAGATGGCCACCTGTCCCTCCTCCTGCAATAATCATCTTCACCCCTCCCCCCTGGCAATAATACTGATGAGAATCCCCACACCGATCATATTGACAATAAGCGATGTTCCCCCATAACTTATAAAAGGAAGCGGAAGTCCCTTCGTCGGAAGAAGTCCCATAACGACACCCATATTGATAACGGCCTGAAGGGCAATCATGGAGGTTATCCCCATGGCAAGGTGACAGCCGAAATCATCAGATGCCTTTAGCGCCGCCCTTATTCCCAGAACCACGATGGCCGCAAAAAAAAGGATGACAATAAAGAGACCCAGAAAACCCATCTCCTCACCAATAACAGGGAGAACAAAGTCGGTATGGGGCTCAGGCAGGTAAAACAGCTTCTGCCTCCCTTCTCCCAGACCTCTTCCCATCATCCCCCCTGATCCGAAGGCGAGAAAGGACTGTATGATCTGAAAACCCGTATCCTGAGGATCACTCCAGGGATCCAGGAAAGACAATATACGCTTTTTCCTGTACTCGGCCCCGGCAATAAGCATTGACGCCACGGCAACCATGATACCGGCCGATGCCGTCAGGTAGGAAAGGCGCGTACCGGCCACAAAGAGCATGATAAAAACAATGCCTGCCAGGGTCATGGCCGTGCCGAAGTCGGGCTGGAGAAGCATAAGCGCAATGCAGAGCGCCAGTATTCCAATATAAGGAACAAATCCTTTTTTAAAACATCTCATATCTTTCTTTTTGCTAAAGGACAAGGCAAATGAGAAAATAAGGGCAAGCTTAACCAGTTCCGAAGGCTGAATGGAAAGCGGGCCGGCCCGGAGCCATCTCGTCGCCCCTCCGGCCTCGCTGCCAACACCGGGAATAAGAAGAAGAACAAGCAATCCTATCGTAAAAAAGAGGAAGGGATAGGCAATTTTCCTGATCTGTCCGTAATCTGTTTTACTTACTGCAATCATGGCGCTGATCCCGATTAATGCATAAATGGTATGCCTTTTTAGAAAGAAAAAACTATCATGAAAGCGCTTGTCCGCCATGATGGAGCTGGCGCTGTAGACCATGACAACACCTGTGAGAACGAGAAAGATGGTAAATCCCGCCATCAGTCTTTCCGACCAGAGTCTGCCCGGCCAAAGGTTATCCGACCAAAGTTTATCCGGCAAGAGGCGCCTCCTCCCTGCTTTTTTCTTTTCCCGCCTCCCGCTCACAGAGCCTGGCAGCGGCCTTTTTAAAAACCCTTCCCCTTTCAGCATAGTCACTGAACATGTCAAAACTGGAGCAGGCAGGAGACAAAATGACGGCATCTCCCGAGACAGCCCTTCCCCAGGCTTTCTCCAGGGCATCCTCCATAGAATCAGCCCGCATTGTTTCCACCTCACCACCAAGGACTTCCTCCATTTTCAACGCCGCCTCACCTATCAGCACCAGCGTTTTAACCTTTTCCTTTATCACAGCTTTAAGGGGGTCGTAGCTTCCTCCTTTATCCTTCCCTCCGGCAATGAGAATAATCTTCCCTTCCATACTTTCAAGCGTTTTGACGACAGCGCCCACATTGGTTGCCTTCGAATCATCGTAAAAGCTTATGCCGCCCACCCTTCCTGCCGGCTCCATCCTGTGGGGCAAGCCCTTAAAGGACTTAAGGGTATCAATAAATACCGCTTCCGGAATACGGCATATAAAGGCCACACCGAGGGCCGCCAGAAGGTTCTCAATATGCTGAATGACACTTTTTTTCACTTCGGCAAGACTTACCTCCTGCCTTTCATTCCCTGCACCGGCAACGATCTTATCTCCTGAAATTGCGGCTCCCCCCCCATTGTCGGCAAATTGCCCCAGGGGGAGAATTTCAGCTTTTATTGCAGGCAACAATGATGCGGCAATTTTATCACCGGCATTGACGATGGCATAATCAGAATGCCCCTGGTTCATAAAGAGCCTTTTTTTCGCTTCAATGTACTCCGCCATGGAAGCGTACCTGTCAAGATGGTCAGCCGTAATGTTGAGTAAAATCGATATAAATGGCCTGAAGGTGGAAATCCTCTCCAGTTGAAAGCTGCTTACCTCGAGAACAATATAATCCGCTTTATCTCCTTCAAGGAGATAGTCCGTCAGGGGAATCCCGATATTTCCTCCGACAAAAACCTTCTTTCCCCCATTGGCAAGCAGTTCGCCGATAAAGGCCGTCGTCGTGCTCTTGCCGTTTGTCCCTGCCACGGCGATAATGGGTGCGGAAATAAAACGGGAAGCAAGTTCAACTTCACTGATTATTTGAGCGCCCCTTTCTTCCGCTCCGGCAAGGATGGAACAAAGCGGTTCCAAATTGGCCGGCACACCGGGAGAAAGGACGATCAGCTCCGCCCCTTCAAAAAGAGAGGCCC encodes:
- the ftsW gene encoding putative lipid II flippase FtsW, which encodes MPDKLWSDNLWPGRLWSERLMAGFTIFLVLTGVVMVYSASSIMADKRFHDSFFFLKRHTIYALIGISAMIAVSKTDYGQIRKIAYPFLFFTIGLLVLLLIPGVGSEAGGATRWLRAGPLSIQPSELVKLALIFSFALSFSKKKDMRCFKKGFVPYIGILALCIALMLLQPDFGTAMTLAGIVFIMLFVAGTRLSYLTASAGIMVAVASMLIAGAEYRKKRILSFLDPWSDPQDTGFQIIQSFLAFGSGGMMGRGLGEGRQKLFYLPEPHTDFVLPVIGEEMGFLGLFIVILFFAAIVVLGIRAALKASDDFGCHLAMGITSMIALQAVINMGVVMGLLPTKGLPLPFISYGGTSLIVNMIGVGILISIIARGEG
- the murD gene encoding UDP-N-acetylmuramoyl-L-alanine--D-glutamate ligase; the encoded protein is MLELKDKKCIVIGGGKSGISAARFLRTKGSEVTLNDVASLERLKGLEGEGITLEGGGHRASLFEGAELIVLSPGVPANLEPLCSILAGAEERGAQIISEVELASRFISAPIIAVAGTNGKSTTTAFIGELLANGGKKVFVGGNIGIPLTDYLLEGDKADYIVLEVSSFQLERISTFRPFISILLNITADHLDRYASMAEYIEAKKRLFMNQGHSDYAIVNAGDKIAASLLPAIKAEILPLGQFADNGGGAAISGDKIVAGAGNERQEVSLAEVKKSVIQHIENLLAALGVAFICRIPEAVFIDTLKSFKGLPHRMEPAGRVGGISFYDDSKATNVGAVVKTLESMEGKIILIAGGKDKGGSYDPLKAVIKEKVKTLVLIGEAALKMEEVLGGEVETMRADSMEDALEKAWGRAVSGDAVILSPACSSFDMFSDYAERGRVFKKAAARLCEREAGKEKSREEAPLAG